The following DNA comes from Pleuronectes platessa chromosome 9, fPlePla1.1, whole genome shotgun sequence.
atgtgtgcatgcgtgtgcatgtgagtgggtCTGATGCGCAGGTCTTGTGACACACAGCCTCAGACAGATTGTGTCTGGAAGAGACAGAGTCTTCAATGGGTGGTACTGAAAACAAGTCACGCATGACTAAGAGGTCCAGGAAGTTCCAACAGACGGCTGTTATTGCTGAGCgtgtgtctacgtgtgtgtttatgtgtgcatgtgagtgtgattTCGGGGGCCCAGAGGGACTGTGTGGGGCAGTCCCGACTGGAGTGTCTGGAAAAACTCTATGGAGTGACAAAAGCAGCACTGTCCCTTGCAGCATATCTGTCTGCTGCCTTGGCTGCGACACTACAGTTCTTGGCGCAAAATGGAAATCAAACTGTGAAAGTAGGCCAAGAAGACATTTCCCTTTTCCATTATCTAAGTCACTGTGCATAGATGTGTGCAAGCATCTGCACATATATGCATATGTACCTATTTGGCAAGAAGAAATAGAAAGAAACTATCTAATATTTGTAAACTCCCTTACAAGCATTGAGGTGCTGAATAATTTAGGATTTTGTCAACATAGTCCTAACCAGATTGGTTTGATGTGGGAGATCTTGGTCGGGGCTGACCTGTTTCTGACCCACAGTCACTCACTCCCCAGAATGCATTGCTACATTGAGCATTCGCCTCTGATGGCAGTGACGCGCTGGGCTCGGAGAGACAATAGCTAACCTCAGTTCGGCAGACATAGCAGACCTCTGTGCTATCAGGCCCTATCTAATCTCAGCCCATGGGACCGCCGCATCTTTCCCGCTCCCACGTGGCCACATCAGACACAACACCGGCCTAAAGAGGACATGAGCATATAACTGGGTTACGTTCCCAGCTTTGCTGTTTAGAAATATCCAGGCTTGTTGTTATTTATCATATCTGGTTGGGAAATAGCAACTAGTTTTTGTACTGCACAATTAACAGAACAATATTTTGTATAATACTGATACAGAGCACTGTGTTTGCTTTATGTCTCGTGTTAGATACCATGTGGATGTATGGCTGTATCCATATATTTTTACTCAAAACACTACACCCTTGACACACCACAAGAGCTGGGTGCGTCCAGGGCTCCTCTCATCAACAGACGTGAAGCTGGACATTCGTGCATAAACATCAGGCCAGACGGCTTGAGAgatgtgattggctgacagGTCGTCGGATGGGAACTCCTACTCACTCTCCACATGTTGTGCCAAGCGCTGGAGGTGCTCCTACTTGTGTGACATGTTTATAGCTGTCAATCTGCTGTTATGGTAATCACATTGAGAATATCTGTAATTTatgagaatgaaaataaaaacagacctgaaaacaaaataaaaataaatagttttctgCCTCCAGATCTTATGTAACTGTGAGTGATCTCCTCGACCTTCACGGCTATCTCAGGGCCACCAGATGGCTGCCAATGACAACTTGGGGGTGTCCACATAAAACGAGACATCTTTCCCATGTGCGAGGCTACTTATTTACTGTTTCACATCTCATGTTTGACACTTGATTAAAATGCTTCCAACAACCACATCAAACAATCAGAGACAAATCCACCTTTGACGAGTTGTGATGCTCAGAAACAGATGCTGCTCGACTTTGCTTGACGCCTGTTGGGCTCGAGAGGTGGTTGACAGGAATCCAATGGAAAAGCAACGTGTCAAAATAAATCCAGTCGGTTGCCAAATTGCAAAAACACATCTCTAtgcagttgggggggggggggggggggggggactgaaccTGCAGGATAACAGTTTGAGACAGTGGAGACTCAGCTTGGTGGTACATGATACAGATTTGTTGGGGGAGTTATCCAGGTCTTGACTTGATGTGTGGCTTTTGCATTGTGAACTGAGGACATCTTAACCCAGTTTCACCATAAGATTTTATAAATTCCCCTGGAAACTAAGCATAAGTGAATTGTATCTTCAGCCAGTGGTTACAAAGTGAAATAGTGGGACGCCCCTCAACACTTGATACACAAAAGCACCACCATGTGGCAGTATTTTATAAGACACATTGTTTATAGTGGTTTTCAAATGAAGAAAGGTTAATAGTGACTATTTAagctgtttttatgtttcttcatatttaaacCATTTGTAACACAGCTACTTAattcacagacatttttttttaaatgttcaagtTAATATTAGTCTGTAATTTTACAGCCCaatgtattatttaatattcattcaGTTGTTCTCCTCCTTTTCAAGTGAAGCTCACATCGCTTTTATCTATATCCATGTTTAATTAGTCACTTAAGTAAAAAACATACAGAATATGTAGATATACGTAAACAGtctaataattaaatacaagatcaaattaatataacataacattaaaataaacatgttcaattaacaaaaaaaaatcgaaacaaataaattaactaAATAATGTTAATCCAGGGTCACAGGTCATATTATATTAAAAGTTGAAAAAGACTGTGCTCACTTTGTTTCTGATAAGGGTTCATTTCTACATGCaataaaatgtaactttttAATATATCTCAATTTAGTCATCTTATCTTGAGGTATAATTGTTACAGATTGACAAGTTTTATTGTAAAGaggataacaaaataaaaaaaatatatatatatacccaaAAGATGAAGAGTAGAGACAGTCACAAATCAATTACATTATTGTTTCTCTTCATTTTAAACATTATATATGATGCAATGCAGCCATGACGCTGTCGCCGTGGTTTCTGGGATGTTGACATTATTGTCCTTCCCGGCGCTCCGTAGTCCTTCcgctctctccctgctcagtGGCTAAAGATGGCTGAAGCTCCCCTATGGCCCAGTCGCTTCTTCTGTCACAGATGCTCTGCAGAGATCAGCCCCCGGCTTCCCGTAAGTAACATAGACACAGACTCAAGGTAGAGACTGATGGGCGAATAAAAAACAAGGCGGCCATGTTATTTCTTTAATAGAAATCATAGTAAGAGCGGAGTCAACTATTAGCATGCTAGCAGCGTTAGCCGGCCCCTCTGAGTTCCCGTTTATCGCGCTAACGTAGCTCAGTGTCAGTTAGCTTGTTATCTCAGTGCTGGATCTGTCAGTGTGTAAACACGTACGATCACAGTGCTGCTTCTTCGGCCACATGCGCTGTAACAAGGCGTAGCAGCTGCCTATGTGTATAATTATGGTTTGGTAGTTAATATAGCTAACAGTTGGGACAATAATACGCTTCTATATAGCCTGTAGTATTAGCTATATTCACCAGCAACACTGTCAGCGCATCTTACGTTAACCGTCGACTCCAGCTTCTCATTTCACTAATGCAGAGCTGTCGTCTCACTTAAGACTTCGAGCACCAGACCTGTAATAACATGTGTGAATGATCCGGTGGCAACAATACCACTCCTTCCTTCTCTTGTCCTGTCATTCAGTAAGTGAGCGTCTGTCACAGGCTAGAATGATCTGTCTGCATGTGGCCGTCACAATGTGAACGATCAGCCATAGGTGTGTGTAGGGTGCTGGTAATGACTGGCGGTGGCAGTGACACCTCACAAGTCTCTCACTGCTGGTTTGATCGATTAGAGTAGCTACTCTTCTCCTATATAAATGCACCTGAGTGGAAAAATAGCTAAATGTGAGTACAGTATTGATACAATCAAGGGAAGGTCTCATAAAATATATGAGGCAAtaaggtttgtgtttgtatcgTAACTCTCTGTTGACTGATTGGTTAGTGTAAGGTGTTTCCCaccctggaggaagaagctgttccTCATTATTTGCATTTTGACCTATCCTCAGGATTTCTATCCTCTAATGTGCTGCAggctttttgtaaaaaaaagcttGATTGACTTCATggaaacagagaagagagatgtCCGTTAAGTGTTTGCCAAAAGGGTCTATGGACACACGCTTCCCACACCAGATAGTGACACACCTGTTTATGACACTTTCAATAGTTCCACTAAAACACGGTTTTGTTGGGGGAGGGAATGTCTTTTTTGCATCACTTTCTCCTGAGTCCTCAGAGATCATCAGTGATCTGAACTCGTAAAAATATGATGTTCATCTTTATTGTCAgattcatgtttatatatattttgtacgtgtgtgtgaacCTGACAAGGTAAACGGTATAATCATGTTCTGTCTTCTTTATCCCGAGGTCCATCCCTAaactgctttgtgtttttccttaaCAGGACTATACGTGTCCGAGATGTGACTCCGGGTTTATTGAGGAGCTGCTAGAGGAGAGAAGGTGTGTGTATATCAACCATACGTCACCTCATCACAGGGACCATCTACTTACTTATTCATTCAAAGTTTTCTGTATGATTTGGACACTCCATACTAAGAGACTGCAgtcttttttatctccatagAGAAAAGTATCATCTATGTTTTGCCAACATTCCTAACAGTTACATCCCTCACTAACCACATTTAGGATTCAGACACTCTATGAAACTCAGCTTTGTACCAACACCTGTAAGAGCAGGCTTTGACTCCTTTCTGTAATACATTGAATCTAATAATGCTTTCTATGCCTTTATGTATTATCATCTTGGCCTCTGTCccttatttaaaacatttgcatttattttggcTCTCAAATAAGTGGTTTAGATTCTGAGGCTGTGCTATGTCGGTCTTACGCATTGATTTGTTTAGAACAGACCCTGTTTGTCATTTGAAGTGTCgttgaaaaaagaaattcaTTAATGCCTCTACATTACTCGACAACAGTGGCATTAAGggcatttctttgttttgattAGCATTGCTTCACTGGctgtcaaacatttttttttaaatcttttgtcACATTACCATAAGATGTGACGATTAAAATTCGGAACACAATCATTTTATGACTGCATGTGTAATCAGCCAATACACAAGCAGTCAAAATATGCAAGGGCAAGTATAGGTAGAAGGAAAAGACCCAGTGAAATATGTTAACGTAATAGTTGGGAAGGATGAAAAATATCTAATTTCCTTTGACATCATAAAGTTGACACAACCTGTCAACAATTTGTTCCCTGTTTAGTTCTGACAATGGCTCCATGTCTACCCTCTCTTCCGGGCCACAGAACCAGCAACCATTTGAGGTACAGTTGCTTACGGCAGCATTTCTTAGTATTATTGCGTTGACGTTTTGTTTCTAAAAGTAATGGACATTTCTTATTCACTTCTGCTTTTTCAACTAAAGTCTATATCTGTTACTGCCTGATGTGTAGTTCCAGTCATTGCTTTCTGAAAACCCcacaattattaatatttcatggAAATACTGTATGTTAACACATATTCTGTAATATTCTatgatttacataaaaataaaacaaacttcaCTTCAGGTTTGTTGTATCGACCCCAGATATTTGTTGTTAGCTTGATGATTTACTTTGGACAAACCACTGAGCTGTACTGATTTCCACCATCAGCATCAGGACACCTGGGTTATTCTGGTGTCTTTAatttttatctttgtctcacAGACTCCAGACCAGCACTTGTTCACATTCCCGTCGGGCTATGGTCAGTTTGCCCTTGGTGTCTTTGACGACAGTTTTGACTTTGGGGCTGGACTGGGAACAGAGGACAACCGGGATGTTGAAAACAGGAGGGAAAGGGAAACAGCATCACGGCAACGATATGGTGCTAGGCAACCAAGGAGTCGTCATGGTTCGAGGCGACAAGCTGGGAGGCACGAGGGAGTTCCCACTTTAGAAGGGTAAGAAATATATTCTGTGACAAGTCCCACTTGTGCTTGTTTTatggtgtttgttttctgtaatAGTTAAGTGTCTTGATATGCAGAACCTAATTAAAATGTCCCATCGCATTATCTGAACTCTACctgtattttctcttttgtaGAATTATTCAGCAGCTAGTGAATGGAATAATTGCACCTACTGCAATGCCAAATATAGGTGTTGGGCCATGGTGAGTCTCTGGAGCAGAGTTGTTCAAATTGTAGCAACTTCACAATTTACCCTTTGTTTCATTCTAGCTGGATtgatgtttcattgttttgttttttaagggGTGTTCTTCATTCAAATCCCATGGATTATGCCTGGGGAGCTAATGGACTAGATGCAATTATAACACAGGTACTGTAAAGACCTTCAACTTGTTtctgaagttgtttttttttgctcattcTGAAATTTGAATTACATATTGGGGATATTGAGTATATGTGATATGTTTAATGCAAAATCTATCTCACAATTTTCTtcctatttatttccttttttctccctttaGTTATTAAACCAGTTTGAGAATACGGGACCCCCGCCTGCTGatagagataaaataaaaactcttcCTACAGTACAAATTACAGATGTGCATGTTGGTAAGTGAGAACACATAATAGTCACAACTGCTGTAATGATTGTGAAGAAGTataattgtttttcaaaatagCTTGTTTGTTTCGGGGTTTCCCTAAAAATTTCAgcatttattaattgttttgtaAGCCTTACGGGCCTGGAGGCTGGAGTCGCTCCATCCTAGATTTATATGTTAGTATCGGACCAGGTTTCCCATGTTGACCTCATGAAAACTCTTGCTGTGGAAAAATACCTGTTTTATTGATTCTGATTAATATATTGAACTGTAGTTATAATATCCACTTTGGTTTCTTAACCAGTTTTGAATTGTACAGACCAGGATGGTGGCcattataatataaaaattgAAAGAACTTTATGTCATTATTTCAACTTTTCCCTCTACAGATGATATTCatcattttctgttgtttcagcTTCCGGGCTGGAGTGTCCAGTGTGTAAAGAAGATTACAGTGTTGGAGAAAACGTGAGGCAGCTCCCGTGCAATCACATGTTCCACAATGATTGCATAGTACCCTGGCTGGAACAGGTATTTGTCATTTAAGCACCACCAATTTAAAAGTCTTACCTTGTTCACCAGTTGCTTTGTGGAAATATGTGGCAGTGGAAAAGCAGCAGCAATAAGACTAATTATAtggtttccccctgtttttccCCTTCTTTTCCAGCATGATACTTGTCCAGTATGCAGGAAAAGCTTGTGTGGACAGAACACTGCAACAAACCCTCCAGAACTATCAGGGATGAActttacctcctcctcttcctcttcaaccGCCTCTACCCCTCAGTCCTCAAGTTCGACTAGCAATGACAACTCCACTGATAACTCCTAGAGAGACATTTCTCCTTATCACTCTATGAGCTGTTAATAGCTCTGAGGCTGCTTTACTTCAGAGCAGTGACCTCCAGTTTCTCCCTGTCATAGGGTAGAGACCTGAGTGCATCTCGTCAGGAGCACTCTCACCTGACTCAGGGGTAAGTGATATGTGAGGCTCAACCTGATGCTCCCACCCTCATCAGGAATCTGAACAGAGGAAGGGCAGAGGCCCTGGAGTGCAGCTTCTATCAAGGAGGATGTAGAGACTTCAAAAGGGTTTGATCTGCCTGAATCACCTCATACAAGGAAGAGAAAGCAAAGGAAATCCAATGGTAGAGAACTTGGGACATCAACACAGTTgctgtccttttttcttttttaatcacaaGACTACTATGATTTAAAATGACCCCCTTTTGCCAATTCAGCAAAATGGATATGTACAGTTATTCCTTTATAATTAGTATTCATTTTTGACAGATAAAAAACCCACTGCAGTGCAGTGTAAGTGGGCCTTTATGCTCTTTCATGGTTTGGAAATATGTTTGATTTTAATTCTCTATAATCAGTTTTAGCACAATTACCATTGGTTGCACTAGAAAAGATGTCAAATTGCAGTAATTATGTGCTGTTTGGATAGTGATGTGGCTCATCATTACCAACACAGATATTTGTATCTGCTAAATTGAGGGTCAAGCTTTCAGATGACACACTTCTACATTTCATTGCATTTGTGCATTTTAACTTAAGAGtcaattaaatattttctaaaGTTGCCAGTTGAAAATGATTGATTTGCAGTATGTTCGTGTACAATAAAGAATATTGGAAATCAAAATAAAGATGTTTGGGTAGTGCCACTCAAAATTTCATTTGATGTATTCTCAGTGCgtgtttatatttctttcaaAGTCTTGTGTACAGCTGCaatcttaaaatgtatttagagACATTGTCAAATCAAGCTCTTGTTTCAGGAACAACAATTTAGCAGGAGACCATCTGAAACCTTCCACTAGTCATTGGTGTTCAAGAAACGCATGCCACATCAACTCCTGAATTTGGTCATTGGTACAGCAGATAATGTTCAAATTGACCAAAGATCAAACATGTTTGTCCTCATACCAAATAAACCAAATGGTGTTatgttaaaatatttaacaGATTAGCTATGAACTGGGCTGCTGTGCATGTCCCAGATACATACTTTGGTCTTTAACAATGGAACAATAAAATCATAGGGAACACTGCTGGAGATGATTTCAATGCATAATGCTGTGTTGAGATTGTTTTGTTCTTGCTCCAAAGGCATGCTGATAGAAAACAGCCTATATCCTTTTAATGGGCTACTTGCCTGTCTGATTGTTCAGATATATGGGTGTATTTCCTCCACATTGTACCTCGTCTTTGAGGTTTAGGTTCAAAGGCCTTTTTTCTGGAGGGATCAATGTTGTGGACCTTCTGTCTTGGTCGAGCTGAAAGACCAATGGAGCCACTCGACTTGTGCTCATTAGTTTGACTTTACAATGTGGACATGCTGCCTTGTATTCATTATTAATTGTTAACATTGTGCAGGTATGGAATTTGTATTGTTTCATATGTGCACCTTGAAAAgtaatgatatttttttaatagtcTCTGCATAACAACAGGTTCAGCTTCCACTTAAGCTCCAAGCAATCTGAATGTACAGGTGGGTAGATGTTGGTGTTGCAGgtgtaatgtaaaaaatattcagttttttgtgaatgtaacattcaatttacaaaaatatgttttatgggTTGGCAAGTAAAATCTTTTCAGAAAGCATTGCAGTAATGGATTCTGCGCCCCCCTAAACTTTCATTTGATCTGGCTTGAATAACTTCGCAATCAAACAAAGAATATTCTTTACAAAATAGCATTATCACAGAATACGTTAAATCTGTAGATTATATTACCATACCATTTATAAAAGTCTGTATAGAGACTCATTTAAATGACATGTGACCTAGCCCCGCCCTCTAACGTGTGCGTCACTCGTACGTGACGACTAGGGCGTGTGCGCGCGGCTGCTGGTAGAGGACGACAGCGCCACCGGACATTGAGCTTCCACATCTCGGCTGCGAGTTCTAGAGGAGGAGACGAAGACtgtggacaggaggaggaagaagactcGTTCTGTCTGACATTATTACTGTTCATTCGACGGCTCGGTGAATTGTGTCCGCCATGAAGCTCCTGTGGGCTGTCAGTGCCCTTCTGCTCAGCTGCTTGCGAGCCAATGCGTCCACAGGTAGGAAGAATTCTGTGTCAGCCATGTTGGTCGAAGATGTAGACTTTGCCCTGACTATATATGAACATGTACATTCCTGCTTCCCAACGCTACGACTGGTGTATTTTTGCCGCTGCTACTTAAAAACAAAAGGCTGTTAACGACACACAGCCGTGATAACATTAGCTGTGTCAGGGCTAGCGTCGATGCTAGCGACACATTTCGTTGCTAATTTGCGGTCTTGTACGAGCCACTAGGGCCGAAGCGGGACTGCGGTTACACGGCGTTTACGTCGAATGTGGTTTTCTACAGTCTGCGTCGTATGAAATCCCTTCACGCGTTtggatttattttgtgttagCCAAATGCTAACAAGTGTCGTCGATCTTGCTATTCTACGAGGTGTGTTGGCTCGATGACGCGTTTGCTTGTTGTGTCGTTCAGTGCCAACAGAAGTTGCTGTTGCGTAACGTTTCGAAGGCTTGTTGTCTATTCATTGTATACGTTAACTGTCCCCTCATGCGTTTTCCCCCCGAAATCATTTTAAGCCCAACGTTTAAGCCCAACGTTTAAGTTCTGTTAGTGCAGGCTTTTAATAACAGGGGCCTGGATTCGCTTCACACCATTGCTCTGGTCGCTGGCTTGTTTCCTAATTTATCTGACGTCTTTGATTTAATGAGCCATTAGGTCATGTGTGTCACAGTAACTTCCGCCCTCTGTGGTATAGAACATAAATATGTTAGCCACCACTGGCCCCTCTGCTGCCTGTTGGATCATCGACCTTGGTCACCAAACTCAAACGTTACTGAACAACGTCTTCATTTTAAATCCATACCTAGATTCACCCATTCATCTCTGCTTGGTTCCAGTGAAGTATATTTTAACTCCTTGATTTTGTCATGTCAGCATTGCAGCTGACCATCATATTCAGTCACATTACAAAGCTAACAGTTGTTGGCGTGCCTGAGAGTGAGCCCCCAACTGAGCTCTGGAGTCTTAACAATATGACAATAGCCCACATTGTACCAAATTTACACACAGGTTGCTATCTCCATTGTTGTTGAACTCTGCCATGTCAGGATTTAaatgtattgtgtgtttgttatttcaaaaataatgttgtaattgcttaaaaaaaactttaaaagagCCCCCCATAGCACTGGCTTACAGGTACACTTTCAAATGCACTGGACTCCAGAGTTATTTTCACTTCAGTATTTCATCACGTATTGTGTTGTTGCACTAACACATTGTAGTTAAGTCGGGTACATTTTACGTTTTGTGTCACGATCTGActattttagaatataggactagatggtgaatataccatgtgattatcagtttgtgtgtgaggagggacAGAGATGAGCggacacccacacatacacacacacagagaaacacacactcctgaAGACAGTAGTTCCTCCCGCATATTATGATGCAGAGTGTTTTGCAGCACAGAAGCGACGCCCCATTTATCaaagaacataaatatgaattcagcaggtttatCTAAAGATCACTTCTATGTGTGAGTCTTTAGAATTCATCAGAGGAAAAGAGTCCCTTGTTAATCAATGGAGTAATGGTCCTCAGTGGAGCtgatttaagataagataaaatgtaACTAATCCACACACCAGGAAAATGTAGTTGTAACAGCAGATGGCACTTCAGAATGAGGTAGACTTgagtatacatttttattaaataaaaatgctgaTTATTTAAATCATACCTTCTCACTGTAGTGTTTTTTACGAACAAAGTCCTTCACAAGCGGTTATGGTGACAACATTTTGAACAGACAATTTGCCTTAATGTACACCAGACAGGAATCCAAGGCAAATAGATTACTCATCACAATTTCACTGCAGGGCAGAAACACTGGAACCTGGATAAACAGGTTTCACAAACAGTTTGAACCACAGTAGGTCACCAAATCCAAGTTATCAAATCTCATTTAAAGGGCTGTGGACACATAGGCGCGATTCTCTTATGTTATGGCGGAGAGCGTTATAAGCAGTCACTTACATTGTCAAGATTCATCTGGTTTGCATCTAATTACAGCAGGTACTGGAGCTTAGACTATATTTAATTTTGAACTCTTGCACAGCATGTGCTGTGAAGGTGACCTCTGGGAATGGCAGGGTAAACACTTTAGAACAGAAACAAGACGTGTACCCTCTGGGGCTCTTGTTATTCAAAAGGCTCTATATTGCCTTTAGTTGATAGATTCTGGCAATTTTGATTGACAGTGTTTTAAATGTATCATCCACAGCACAAAATTTAATACATCTcaatataaaaatgaagaaaaagatggtgttattttgttgctgttgAGGTAAGACTGTTTTTGAGAGTGGTACGTATGCTCTGGGTTTGGCCTGTGGTGTGAGAATGTTATTCTTCCCTTGACCCAACATTGTGATATCACCCATGCCAACATTGCGTTACCAGACAAATCCACTTAACCTGCAGTGAATGTGGAAAGCTCCAGTACTGGGAAGACAACACCCACCCAAAAGCATGTTAAGGcacaacacaacatacacatACGCGTGTTTGGGAGCATTAAAGCACAGCATTAAAGAAAAGTCTGGAAACTACAATGGCATTCAGTTGAATGCATGTCCCCACCCAGGCTCAATGGCCCCTTTACCTCAaaatgcaccaaatttcacacactcatagatatcactgCCCTAAATGTGCTAGATTTTTTCATCAAGCTCAGTGAATTTGTCTCTGGAAATATGgtgaaaaacacacagtttataCCTGGATCTGCCCCCCGGTCCCTATCTGCAAGTgatgttgagtttttttttttttgttactttGCTTACATTCATACCATCCTACAAATGAATGGCCAGGGgtgaaatataaattaatagGAGCTTCCCAGCCAAGGCTTTACTCACAAGTGCACTTCTATATCCAGTGTAACAATCTTTTCTCTTATTAACATGCATGTCagtgttttttgtctgtttatttcaaTGTGAATGCACTGATGGCTGTATATGGATGTTTGCATTTCCTGCTCAGTGGAGGGTGAACTCGGTGACTCCCATGTATATTGATGTCATGTGCATCCATTAAATCAGTGGAGGAATGTCCTTAGAAATAGGTCTTCACAATGTGTTAGCCTGGCTTGACACACTAAACTGCTGCTGGGTTACTACCCTCAACACATGAGAGAAAAGCCTCTCAGCCCCCAAATTCTAAATGCATGTTCTGAAGCTTTCATGGATTTtatgtgaattttctttttcatttcaaccacatctgctttttttgttctgtttcattCTGTTCCATTAGGATgtctaaaaatgtatttgtcactAACCTTAATACTCTGGAAGCTTTTACAtataacacacagagaaaaaacaaaattttaGACCACTCCTGATTTTAAGTCATACAATTATCTGCATCACTAACTACAGCCTCTAAGAAGATAGTAGCATTTAATCACCACCTTTCTTCAATGAAACTAAACATAACAAATTCAGAATTGTAGGCTCTGGCATAATTGATAAAAATTGGAACCTGAGTACATGCCTTTTATGTTGGGCTCTGAAGTAGACTTGAGTCACCACCGATAACCTTTCATGTTGCACTTTTTTTGAATTGTCTCTGTGGATCAGAGTACGAGAAGTTGCTCTGTTCTGAACCTTTTCTATGTGCTTTACTTTcataatttcatttatttttgtgtgttattAACGTTAtttcttgttctttctttttttttcctgtttgctTGCCTTTCTTCCATCACTGCCTTGTATCACCAATCCATGATATCACCTGTTTTTCTTTACACTCACCAAATTCAAAATTTCTCTTAACCTTTGCCTGCTGGGCCGACTGTTACCGGGGCTCAGCTGGGTTTATCAAGTCTCCACTGTCTAAGATGAAACTGATCAATGACAGTGCAGAGCTGTATTGCGAGGTGATAGGGAACCCCATCCCAGAGGTGCAGTGGTGGTTTGTACAGGGTGAAGAGCCCAACGAGACCTTCACGCAGC
Coding sequences within:
- the LOC128447863 gene encoding E3 ubiquitin-protein ligase RNF126, producing MAEAPLWPSRFFCHRCSAEISPRLPDYTCPRCDSGFIEELLEERSSDNGSMSTLSSGPQNQQPFETPDQHLFTFPSGYGQFALGVFDDSFDFGAGLGTEDNRDVENRRERETASRQRYGARQPRSRHGSRRQAGRHEGVPTLEGIIQQLVNGIIAPTAMPNIGVGPWGVLHSNPMDYAWGANGLDAIITQLLNQFENTGPPPADRDKIKTLPTVQITDVHVASGLECPVCKEDYSVGENVRQLPCNHMFHNDCIVPWLEQHDTCPVCRKSLCGQNTATNPPELSGMNFTSSSSSSTASTPQSSSSTSNDNSTDNS